The proteins below come from a single Asanoa ferruginea genomic window:
- a CDS encoding SDR family oxidoreductase encodes MRIAVAGATGNIGALTVARLERDGHDVVRVSRAQGVDVFTGAGLDQALTGVDAVVDVTNGPATDHAETVAWFGTATRNLLAAEHRAGVRHHVLLSIVGVDRVEGNAHYAGKREQERLVEAGPVPWTIVPATQFHDFAAMVASWTERDGVAPIAPLLVQPIAPADVADVLAEIAVGEPQGRYTDVAGPEPQDLVDMARRTNEARGHQVKLVPTWSAIFDPAMAGPVLLPSEGARIAPTTFDEWLEGQRPTSGA; translated from the coding sequence ATGCGGATCGCAGTCGCCGGGGCGACCGGCAACATCGGCGCCCTTACGGTCGCGCGCCTGGAACGGGACGGACATGACGTCGTACGCGTCAGCCGTGCGCAGGGTGTCGACGTGTTCACCGGTGCCGGCCTCGACCAGGCCCTGACCGGCGTCGACGCGGTCGTCGACGTCACCAACGGCCCGGCGACCGATCACGCGGAGACGGTCGCGTGGTTCGGCACGGCCACCCGCAACCTGCTCGCGGCCGAGCACCGCGCCGGCGTCCGGCACCACGTGCTGCTCTCGATCGTCGGGGTCGATCGCGTCGAGGGAAACGCGCACTACGCCGGCAAGCGCGAGCAGGAGCGCCTGGTGGAAGCGGGCCCGGTGCCGTGGACGATCGTCCCGGCCACCCAGTTCCACGACTTCGCCGCGATGGTCGCGAGCTGGACCGAGCGCGACGGCGTCGCGCCGATCGCACCGCTGCTGGTGCAGCCGATCGCGCCCGCGGACGTCGCCGACGTGCTCGCCGAGATCGCGGTGGGCGAGCCGCAGGGCCGCTACACGGATGTCGCCGGCCCGGAGCCGCAGGACCTCGTCGACATGGCCCGCCGCACCAACGAGGCGCGCGGCCACCAGGTCAAGCTCGTGCCGACCTGGTCGGCCATCTTCGACCCGGCCATGGCCGGCCCGGTGCTGTTGCCCAGCGAGGGCGCCCGCATCGCACCGACCACTTTCGACGAGTGGCTCGAGGGACAGCGCCCAACCAGCGGCGCGTAG
- a CDS encoding RrF2 family transcriptional regulator yields MKLPVSTEWLLHCTATLAQLEPGASASAAQLALYYDVPAAYLAKQLQELVKAGVLTATTGPRGGFRLARPASEITLLRIVEAVDGTSAPYECREIRQQGRGALAPEECRSICVLAEKMAEAHEAWRSSLAGVSLADVIATLPATAPARTRSRLASTRPS; encoded by the coding sequence GTGAAGCTGCCCGTGAGCACCGAATGGCTCCTGCACTGCACCGCGACGCTGGCGCAGCTCGAGCCGGGAGCCAGCGCGTCGGCGGCGCAGCTCGCGCTCTATTACGACGTTCCGGCGGCCTACCTGGCCAAGCAGCTACAAGAGCTGGTCAAGGCCGGCGTGCTGACCGCGACGACCGGCCCGCGCGGCGGGTTCCGGCTCGCGCGACCGGCGTCGGAGATCACCCTGCTGCGGATCGTGGAGGCGGTCGACGGCACCTCCGCGCCTTATGAGTGCCGTGAGATCCGTCAACAGGGCCGGGGAGCGCTCGCGCCCGAGGAGTGCCGGAGCATCTGCGTGCTCGCCGAGAAGATGGCCGAGGCGCACGAGGCGTGGCGGAGCAGCCTCGCCGGCGTTTCGCTCGCCGACGTCATCGCCACGCTTCCCGCGACAGCGCCGGCCCGGACCCGATCCCGCCTCGCGTCGACCAGGCCGTCCTAG
- a CDS encoding MBL fold metallo-hydrolase yields the protein MNPITEGSLDVTWMHGTRSKRHAPEPPIQVHRYAEHTVILRQSKSVNYEAPFLYLLFGNDRALLLDTGATAEPDLFPLRATVDGLIAEWLDKHPREGYELVVAHTHAHHDHVAADAQFADRPATTVVAVDVDSVRSFFGFGDGWPDEIVTFDLGGRLLEVLGSPGHHQAAITVYDPWTGILLTGDTVLPGRLFVFDFAAYLATLDRLVSFAATRTVSHVLGCHVEMKRRPGRSYPLGATYQPHERAPQLTAGDLKAIRDATASVAGRPGLHRFDDFVIVNEPGKRDLRKLLIRAKVHRFLASARLI from the coding sequence ATGAATCCGATAACTGAAGGCTCGCTCGACGTCACGTGGATGCACGGCACGCGCTCGAAACGACACGCCCCCGAGCCGCCGATCCAGGTCCACCGTTACGCCGAGCACACCGTCATCCTGCGGCAGAGCAAGTCCGTCAACTACGAGGCGCCGTTCCTCTACCTGTTGTTCGGCAACGATCGGGCCCTGTTGCTCGACACCGGTGCCACCGCCGAACCCGACCTGTTCCCGTTGCGCGCGACCGTCGACGGGCTGATCGCCGAATGGCTCGACAAGCACCCGCGCGAGGGCTACGAACTGGTTGTCGCACACACCCACGCGCATCACGACCACGTGGCAGCCGACGCCCAGTTCGCCGACCGGCCCGCGACCACCGTCGTGGCGGTCGACGTCGACTCGGTGCGGTCCTTCTTCGGATTCGGCGACGGTTGGCCGGATGAGATCGTCACTTTCGACCTGGGCGGGCGGTTGCTGGAAGTGCTGGGCTCCCCGGGCCACCACCAGGCGGCCATCACGGTCTATGACCCATGGACGGGAATTCTCCTCACCGGCGACACCGTCCTGCCGGGCCGGCTGTTCGTGTTCGACTTCGCCGCATACCTCGCGACGCTCGACCGCCTCGTCTCTTTCGCCGCCACGCGCACGGTGAGCCACGTGCTCGGCTGCCACGTCGAGATGAAGCGCCGCCCGGGCCGCAGCTATCCGCTCGGCGCCACCTATCAGCCGCACGAGCGTGCTCCCCAGTTGACCGCCGGCGACCTGAAGGCGATCCGCGACGCGACCGCGTCCGTGGCGGGCCGGCCGGGCCTGCACCGCTTCGACGACTTCGTCATCGTCAACGAGCCCGGCAAGCGCGACTTGCGCAAGCTGCTCATCCGCGCGAAAGTGCACCGCTTCCTGGCCTCGGCTAGGTTGATTTGA
- a CDS encoding winged helix-turn-helix domain-containing protein, with translation MELSDPKAIRALAHPLRLDLLDLLVTISPATAAQCGRILGVSQANCSFHLRQLAKYGFVEDAGPGRDRRERQWRVPDPRPTVRITEGSDAVLRHQLERVVVERETAAILDYLERKDDESPALPKAGIMTALAVVSADDVAEIREKWKALLEPYLARTEASSHLRPGQRHVRYFLAATPLPDLGPGDGENESDN, from the coding sequence ATGGAGCTCAGCGACCCGAAGGCGATCAGGGCCCTGGCCCATCCGCTCCGCCTCGACCTGCTCGACCTGCTCGTCACGATCAGCCCGGCGACCGCCGCCCAATGTGGACGCATCCTCGGCGTCTCGCAGGCCAACTGCTCCTTCCATCTCCGCCAGCTCGCCAAATACGGTTTCGTCGAAGACGCCGGGCCGGGCCGCGACCGGCGCGAGCGGCAGTGGCGGGTGCCCGATCCGCGGCCGACAGTGCGGATCACGGAGGGCAGCGACGCGGTGCTGCGACACCAGCTCGAACGCGTCGTGGTGGAGCGGGAGACGGCTGCCATCCTCGACTATCTGGAACGGAAAGACGACGAGAGCCCGGCGTTGCCCAAGGCGGGCATCATGACCGCGCTCGCCGTCGTGTCCGCCGACGACGTCGCCGAGATCAGGGAGAAGTGGAAAGCGCTTCTCGAGCCTTATCTCGCCCGAACCGAGGCCAGCAGCCACCTTCGACCCGGGCAGCGCCACGTCCGGTATTTCCTGGCGGCCACGCCGCTACCAGACCTCGGCCCGGGAGACGGCGAGAATGAATCCGATAACTGA
- a CDS encoding SDR family oxidoreductase, translating to MAQLPGGTMSRRLVLVTGGSGGIGKATALGLARLGARVSIVGRDLRRTEAAADEIRAAGQRRVNVFVADLSSLAQVRRLADEVLQRLPRIDVLVNNVGGYWNTRHVTADGLERTFALNHLAPFLLTNLLLDRLTESAPARVVTVSSQAQAGGRIDFDDLQGVRDYSGARAYSQSKLANLLFTYELARTLPDASVTANAVHPGVVNTSFGAEDPGSVQRLLVPFLRPFMKKPASGATTSIQVASAPDLERVTGRYFDNGKPRRSAENSYDEAAAIRLWQVSADLVGLTSPVQPS from the coding sequence ATGGCACAGCTCCCAGGCGGCACGATGTCGCGACGCTTGGTGCTGGTGACCGGCGGCAGTGGCGGCATCGGCAAGGCGACCGCGCTGGGCCTGGCCCGGCTGGGTGCGCGCGTCTCGATCGTCGGCCGGGACCTGCGACGCACCGAGGCCGCCGCCGACGAGATCCGCGCGGCCGGCCAGCGCCGGGTGAACGTGTTCGTCGCCGACCTCTCGTCGTTGGCACAGGTGCGCCGGCTGGCCGACGAGGTCCTCCAGCGGCTTCCGCGGATCGACGTGCTCGTCAACAACGTCGGCGGATACTGGAACACCCGGCACGTCACGGCCGACGGCCTCGAACGCACCTTCGCGCTCAACCATCTCGCGCCGTTCCTGCTCACCAACCTGTTGCTCGACCGGCTGACGGAGAGCGCGCCGGCCCGGGTGGTCACGGTCTCGTCGCAGGCACAGGCCGGCGGGCGGATCGACTTCGACGACCTGCAAGGTGTACGCGACTACTCCGGCGCCCGCGCCTACAGCCAGTCGAAGCTCGCCAACCTGCTGTTCACCTACGAGTTGGCCCGGACGTTGCCGGACGCCTCGGTGACGGCGAACGCCGTGCACCCCGGTGTGGTGAACACGTCGTTCGGCGCCGAGGATCCGGGCTCCGTCCAGCGGCTGCTCGTGCCGTTCCTGCGGCCGTTCATGAAGAAGCCGGCGAGCGGCGCGACCACGTCGATCCAGGTGGCCTCCGCTCCCGACCTCGAGCGGGTGACCGGTCGCTACTTCGACAACGGGAAACCCAGGCGGTCCGCCGAGAACAGCTACGACGAGGCCGCCGCGATCCGACTGTGGCAGGTGAGCGCCGATCTGGTCGGTCTGACCTCCCCGGTGCAACCCTCCTGA
- a CDS encoding NAD(P)-dependent alcohol dehydrogenase, whose product MSTTGTILNHAIFQDGYGEADLLRFAEVATPKIGANELLLRVHGAGLDRGTWHIMEGRPYLLRLIGFGMRKPKNQVPGIDVAGTVLATGRAVTRFAVGDEVYGIARGSFATVAAAREDKLARKPVNLSFEQAAIVPISAIVALQALTDVGRVQAGQHVLITGASGGVGTYAVQLAKSFGAEVTGTCRTTKLDLLRSLGADHVIDYTRDDFAAGPQRYDLILDIGGNPTLSRLRRALTPTGTAVIIGGEEGGKWTGGFGRHLRAAAMSPFVSQRLVMFAAKERGSDLERLTELIEAGTLTPVLDKTFTLSRVPEAMHYLEAGKARGKVAITI is encoded by the coding sequence ATGTCCACTACCGGCACCATCCTGAACCACGCGATTTTCCAGGACGGCTATGGCGAGGCCGACCTCCTGCGGTTCGCCGAGGTGGCGACGCCGAAGATCGGCGCCAACGAACTGCTGCTGCGCGTGCACGGCGCGGGGCTCGACCGGGGCACCTGGCACATCATGGAAGGCCGGCCCTATCTGTTGCGCCTGATCGGCTTCGGGATGCGGAAGCCGAAGAACCAGGTGCCCGGCATCGACGTGGCCGGCACCGTGCTCGCCACCGGCCGCGCGGTGACCCGGTTCGCGGTGGGCGACGAGGTCTACGGGATCGCGCGGGGTTCGTTCGCGACGGTCGCCGCGGCTCGGGAGGACAAGCTCGCCCGCAAGCCGGTCAACCTTTCCTTCGAACAGGCCGCGATCGTGCCGATCTCCGCCATCGTGGCGCTCCAGGCGCTCACCGATGTCGGCCGGGTCCAAGCCGGCCAGCACGTGTTGATCACCGGCGCGTCGGGCGGCGTCGGCACCTACGCCGTGCAGTTGGCGAAGTCCTTCGGCGCCGAAGTAACCGGCACCTGTCGCACCACGAAGCTCGACCTGCTGCGGTCCCTGGGCGCCGACCACGTCATCGACTACACCCGTGACGACTTCGCCGCCGGCCCTCAGCGCTACGACCTGATCCTCGACATCGGCGGCAACCCGACCCTGTCACGGCTGCGCCGAGCGCTCACCCCGACCGGCACCGCGGTGATCATCGGCGGCGAGGAAGGCGGCAAGTGGACCGGCGGTTTCGGTCGCCACCTGCGGGCCGCGGCCATGTCGCCGTTCGTCTCGCAGCGGTTGGTCATGTTCGCCGCGAAAGAGCGTGGCAGTGATCTCGAACGGCTCACCGAACTCATCGAGGCCGGCACGCTGACGCCGGTCCTCGACAAGACCTTCACCCTGTCCCGCGTCCCCGAGGCCATGCACTATCTCGAGGCGGGGAAAGCCCGGGGCAAGGTCGCCATCACGATCTGA
- a CDS encoding lipopolysaccharide assembly protein LapA domain-containing protein — protein MSNDVRQTQDPSEVPPQAVRPPAASAAGRTPRTRTGTAWFGICAAALLSIVLIIFMLQNTRGVRVHFLWMDGSLPLALALLIAAVGAAILTMVVGAARITQLRLLARRQRR, from the coding sequence ATGTCCAACGACGTGCGCCAAACGCAAGACCCATCCGAGGTGCCCCCGCAGGCGGTTCGGCCGCCCGCGGCGTCAGCCGCCGGCCGCACACCCCGCACCCGCACCGGCACCGCGTGGTTCGGGATCTGTGCTGCCGCCCTGCTGTCGATAGTGCTGATCATCTTCATGCTCCAGAACACGCGCGGCGTGCGGGTCCACTTCCTCTGGATGGACGGGAGCCTGCCGCTCGCCTTGGCGCTCCTGATCGCCGCGGTCGGTGCCGCCATCCTGACCATGGTGGTGGGCGCCGCCCGGATCACCCAGCTCCGCCTGCTGGCCCGCCGCCAGCGCCGCTGA
- the groL gene encoding chaperonin GroEL (60 kDa chaperone family; promotes refolding of misfolded polypeptides especially under stressful conditions; forms two stacked rings of heptamers to form a barrel-shaped 14mer; ends can be capped by GroES; misfolded proteins enter the barrel where they are refolded when GroES binds), producing MTKLIVFGEEARRGLERGMNVLADTVKVTLGPRGRNVVLDRKWGAPTITNDGVSIAKEIELDDPYEKLGAELVKEVAKKTDEVAGDGTTTATVLAQALVREGLRNVAAGANPIALKRGIEQAVAAVTEALGNQALEVQTREQIAATATISAGDATVGDLIAEAMDKVGKDGVITVEESNTFGLELELTDGMRLENGYLSPYFATDLERMETVLDDPYLLVVDNRITNLKDLLPILEKVMSTGKPLVIIAENVEGDALATLLVNKIQGSFTSVAIKAPGFGDRRKAMLADLAVLTGGQVVSDAVGLTLDSAALDTLGRARKVIATKDETTIVDGAGEVEQINGRMAQLRAEIEKSDSDYDREKLQERLAKLAGGVAVIKVGAATEVELKERKHRIEDAVRNAKAAIEEGLLPGGGVALANAADTAFDKLDLTGDEATGANIVRVALTAPLRQIAVNAGLEGGVAVAKVNSLPAGHGLNAATGEYVDMIGAGIVEPAKVTRSALQNAASIAALFLTTEVLVAEKS from the coding sequence ATGACCAAGTTGATCGTTTTCGGCGAAGAGGCCCGTCGTGGCCTGGAGCGCGGCATGAACGTCCTCGCCGACACGGTGAAGGTGACGCTCGGCCCACGGGGCCGCAACGTCGTGCTCGACCGCAAATGGGGCGCGCCCACCATCACCAACGACGGTGTGAGCATCGCCAAGGAGATCGAGCTCGACGACCCCTACGAGAAGCTGGGTGCCGAACTCGTCAAAGAGGTCGCGAAGAAGACCGACGAGGTGGCCGGCGACGGCACGACGACCGCGACCGTGCTGGCACAGGCGCTCGTGCGGGAAGGGCTGCGCAACGTCGCCGCCGGTGCCAACCCGATCGCGCTCAAGCGGGGGATCGAGCAGGCCGTCGCCGCGGTGACCGAGGCGCTCGGCAACCAGGCGCTCGAGGTGCAGACCAGGGAGCAGATCGCCGCCACCGCGACCATCTCGGCGGGCGACGCGACGGTCGGTGACCTGATCGCCGAGGCGATGGACAAGGTCGGCAAGGACGGCGTCATCACCGTCGAGGAGAGCAACACCTTCGGTCTCGAACTCGAGCTCACCGACGGCATGCGGCTCGAGAACGGCTACCTCTCGCCCTACTTCGCCACCGACCTCGAACGCATGGAGACCGTCCTCGACGATCCCTATCTGCTGGTCGTCGACAACCGGATCACCAACCTGAAGGACCTCTTACCGATCCTGGAAAAGGTCATGAGCACGGGTAAGCCGCTCGTGATCATCGCCGAGAACGTCGAGGGCGACGCCCTGGCCACGCTGCTGGTCAACAAGATCCAGGGCAGCTTCACCTCGGTCGCGATCAAGGCGCCGGGCTTCGGCGACCGGCGCAAGGCCATGCTGGCCGACCTCGCCGTCCTGACCGGTGGCCAGGTGGTCAGCGACGCGGTCGGCCTCACTCTCGACAGCGCCGCGCTGGACACCCTCGGCCGGGCCCGCAAGGTCATCGCCACCAAGGACGAGACCACCATCGTCGACGGCGCCGGTGAGGTTGAGCAGATCAACGGGCGGATGGCCCAACTGCGCGCCGAGATCGAGAAGAGCGACTCCGACTACGACCGCGAGAAGCTCCAGGAGCGGCTGGCCAAGCTGGCCGGCGGCGTCGCGGTGATCAAGGTCGGCGCGGCCACCGAGGTCGAGCTCAAGGAGCGCAAGCACCGCATTGAGGACGCCGTGCGCAACGCCAAGGCGGCCATCGAGGAAGGCCTGCTGCCGGGCGGCGGGGTCGCGCTGGCCAACGCCGCGGACACCGCGTTCGACAAGCTCGACCTGACCGGCGACGAGGCCACCGGCGCCAACATCGTGCGGGTCGCGCTGACCGCGCCGCTGCGCCAGATCGCCGTCAACGCCGGCCTCGAAGGCGGCGTCGCCGTCGCGAAGGTCAACTCACTGCCGGCGGGGCACGGCCTCAACGCCGCCACCGGCGAGTACGTCGACATGATCGGTGCGGGGATCGTCGAACCGGCCAAGGTCACCCGATCCGCGCTGCAGAACGCGGCCTCGATCGCCGCGCTCTTTCTCACCACGGAGGTCCTCGTCGCCGAGAAGTCCTAA
- a CDS encoding fatty acid desaturase family protein has protein sequence MPSIQALPVSRGSAYAELSREIKHAGLLDRRAGYYLGKIIVMAAMCAIGIAAFILIGSSWWQLATAAYFAVLSTQLGFLGHDAGHRQIYRSGRANYVAGVVLANVGVGFSYGWWVDKHSRHHAHPNDEDKDPDVGAGALIFTTRQARASGPVARFFYRFQAWGFFPLLLLEAINLRVASVRYLIGDRTRPRARELTMLALHAAGYLTLVFWVLSPGKALLFIAVHQGLFGLYLGCSFAPNHKGMPPLSTADAADYLRRQVLTSRNVRGHWLTDFALGGLNYQIEHHLFPSMPRANLRHAQHIVKEFCAVNRVSYLETGLVASYAQALRHLDTIGRTPAA, from the coding sequence ATGCCGTCGATCCAAGCGCTCCCCGTATCCCGGGGAAGCGCGTACGCCGAACTGTCCCGCGAGATAAAGCACGCCGGTCTGTTGGACCGGCGGGCCGGCTATTACCTCGGCAAGATCATTGTCATGGCCGCGATGTGCGCGATCGGCATCGCCGCCTTCATCCTCATCGGCAGCTCGTGGTGGCAGCTCGCCACCGCCGCCTACTTCGCCGTGCTCTCCACGCAGCTCGGCTTCCTCGGTCACGATGCCGGTCATCGCCAGATCTACCGCTCCGGCCGGGCCAACTACGTCGCGGGCGTCGTGCTCGCCAACGTCGGCGTCGGTTTCAGTTATGGCTGGTGGGTCGACAAGCACAGCCGCCACCACGCCCACCCCAACGACGAGGACAAGGACCCGGACGTCGGCGCCGGTGCGCTGATCTTCACCACCCGGCAGGCGCGGGCCAGCGGGCCGGTGGCCCGGTTCTTCTACCGTTTCCAGGCGTGGGGTTTCTTCCCGCTGCTGCTCCTGGAGGCGATCAACCTGCGGGTGGCGAGCGTCCGCTACCTGATCGGCGACCGCACCCGGCCGCGCGCGCGTGAGCTGACCATGCTCGCCCTGCACGCCGCCGGCTATCTCACGTTGGTGTTCTGGGTCCTGTCGCCGGGCAAGGCGCTGCTGTTCATCGCCGTACACCAGGGACTGTTCGGGCTCTACCTCGGCTGCTCTTTTGCGCCCAACCACAAGGGCATGCCTCCATTGAGTACGGCGGACGCCGCCGACTACCTGCGCCGTCAGGTGCTCACCTCGCGCAACGTGCGGGGTCATTGGCTGACCGACTTCGCCCTTGGCGGGCTCAACTACCAGATCGAGCACCACCTGTTCCCGTCGATGCCGCGCGCCAACCTGCGGCACGCCCAGCACATCGTCAAGGAGTTCTGCGCGGTCAACCGGGTGTCATACCTGGAGACCGGGCTGGTCGCGTCCTACGCACAGGCCCTTCGTCACCTCGACACCATCGGCCGGACACCCGCGGCCTGA
- a CDS encoding GAF and ANTAR domain-containing protein yields the protein MSAAAGRWARAHELIAEQPGPDDRPGNVADRLRRICGAGATALTASGVGVSVVTGDGDWGFAIASNPVSQLLEELQFTLGEGPCVDAMATRRPVLVADMTGAAADRWPIYSSALREQGVRSVFAFPLLAGSASVGVLDVFRGRAGAMNEEEVAQSLTFAEIARITVLDGQHDAPVDEVPDGFDESPGYRAEVFQAQGMVMVQLGVSLAEALLRLRAHAYGNGRPLADVARDVVARTLRFDQEHP from the coding sequence ATGAGCGCGGCGGCCGGCCGCTGGGCCCGAGCCCACGAGTTGATCGCCGAACAGCCCGGCCCGGACGACCGGCCGGGCAACGTCGCTGACCGGCTGCGCCGGATCTGCGGTGCCGGCGCGACCGCACTCACCGCCTCCGGCGTCGGTGTCAGCGTGGTGACCGGCGACGGCGACTGGGGCTTCGCGATCGCGTCCAACCCGGTCAGCCAACTCCTGGAGGAGCTGCAATTCACGCTCGGGGAAGGCCCGTGTGTGGATGCGATGGCGACCCGACGCCCGGTCCTGGTCGCCGATATGACCGGCGCGGCCGCCGATCGCTGGCCGATCTACAGCTCGGCGCTGCGCGAGCAGGGTGTCCGGTCGGTCTTCGCGTTTCCGTTGCTGGCCGGTTCCGCGAGCGTCGGCGTGCTCGACGTCTTCCGCGGCCGGGCCGGCGCGATGAACGAAGAGGAAGTCGCCCAGTCGCTGACCTTCGCGGAGATCGCCCGGATCACCGTCCTCGACGGACAGCACGACGCGCCGGTCGACGAGGTCCCGGACGGCTTCGACGAGAGTCCCGGTTACCGTGCCGAGGTCTTCCAGGCCCAGGGGATGGTGATGGTGCAACTCGGCGTCAGCCTCGCCGAAGCACTCCTGCGGCTGCGCGCCCACGCCTACGGGAACGGCCGCCCGCTGGCCGATGTCGCCCGCGACGTGGTCGCCCGCACGTTGCGCTTCGATCAGGAACACCCATGA
- a CDS encoding GAF and ANTAR domain-containing protein yields the protein MTTLSAQRLAEVFVEVSDTLVDEFDLVDFLHVLTLRTAEIASAGVVGLLLADRNGHLHFMAASREDARLLELFQLQNDEGPCLDAFRTGIAVINTDLREDGARWPLFAPHATAAGFRSVHAFPLRLRAQVIGALNVFGTTAAGLEPEDAPLVQALADLASIALVQERTIRQGQVLAEQLQGALNSRVIIEQAKGAVAQHRGVSVDEAFALIRGYARGNNRKLGDVARAVITNAGGIPGLTRPNG from the coding sequence GTGACCACTCTTTCCGCGCAGCGCCTGGCCGAGGTGTTCGTCGAGGTCTCCGACACCCTCGTCGACGAGTTCGACCTGGTCGACTTCCTGCACGTGCTCACGCTGCGCACGGCGGAGATCGCGTCGGCCGGCGTCGTCGGGCTGCTCCTCGCCGACCGCAACGGCCACCTGCACTTCATGGCCGCGTCCCGCGAAGACGCCCGGTTGCTGGAGCTCTTCCAGCTCCAGAACGACGAGGGCCCCTGCCTCGACGCGTTCCGCACCGGCATCGCGGTGATCAACACCGACCTGCGCGAAGACGGCGCGCGCTGGCCGCTGTTCGCACCGCACGCCACCGCGGCCGGGTTCCGCTCGGTGCACGCGTTTCCGCTGCGGCTGCGGGCGCAGGTGATCGGCGCGCTCAACGTGTTCGGCACGACTGCGGCTGGTCTGGAGCCCGAAGACGCGCCGCTGGTGCAGGCGTTGGCCGACCTGGCGTCGATCGCCCTCGTGCAGGAACGCACCATCCGGCAGGGGCAGGTGCTGGCCGAGCAACTTCAGGGTGCGCTCAACAGCCGGGTCATCATCGAGCAGGCCAAGGGAGCGGTGGCGCAACACCGCGGCGTCAGCGTCGACGAGGCGTTCGCCCTCATCCGTGGCTACGCGCGAGGCAACAACCGCAAGCTCGGCGACGTCGCCCGGGCCGTGATCACCAACGCGGGCGGCATCCCGGGTCTGACGCGCCCGAACGGCTGA
- a CDS encoding NmrA family NAD(P)-binding protein translates to MIVVLGASGHVGSAVATALIEAGAPVRVVTRDARRGQPWRDRGADVAVVDVADTPALAAAFRGARRAFLLNPPAPVSTDTDAGERRTASSIVAALDGSGLEQVVAQSTYGAQPGDRIGDLSVLHEFEQAVARQPVPAHVVRGAYFMTNWVGVLTSARDDGLLPVMFPEDHVLPMVAPHDLGRIAADLLLTPETGNSLRHVEGPLRYTPREVATIMAEVLGRPVALRVVAREDWVAAFRSWGFSPEAAESYARMTAATVDGDPPTLVEVERQPTTLETFLAAARP, encoded by the coding sequence GTGATCGTCGTCCTTGGCGCCAGCGGCCACGTCGGCTCCGCGGTCGCGACAGCGCTGATCGAGGCCGGCGCGCCGGTGCGGGTCGTCACCCGCGACGCGCGACGCGGGCAACCGTGGCGCGACCGCGGTGCGGATGTGGCGGTCGTCGATGTCGCTGACACGCCGGCGCTCGCCGCGGCGTTCCGCGGTGCCCGCCGCGCCTTCCTGCTCAACCCGCCGGCGCCGGTGTCCACCGACACCGACGCGGGGGAGCGCCGCACGGCGTCGAGCATCGTCGCGGCGCTCGACGGGTCGGGGCTCGAGCAGGTGGTCGCCCAGTCGACCTACGGTGCGCAGCCCGGCGACCGCATCGGCGACCTGTCGGTGCTGCACGAGTTCGAGCAGGCGGTCGCTCGCCAGCCCGTGCCGGCCCATGTGGTTCGCGGCGCCTACTTCATGACCAACTGGGTCGGGGTGCTCACGTCCGCACGCGACGACGGCCTGCTACCCGTCATGTTCCCCGAGGACCACGTCCTGCCGATGGTCGCGCCGCACGACCTCGGTCGCATCGCGGCTGATCTGCTCCTGACCCCTGAGACGGGAAACAGCCTCCGGCACGTCGAGGGTCCCCTGCGTTATACGCCCCGCGAGGTCGCGACCATCATGGCCGAAGTCCTGGGCAGACCCGTCGCACTGCGGGTGGTCGCGCGCGAGGACTGGGTGGCGGCCTTCCGGTCGTGGGGCTTCTCGCCCGAGGCCGCCGAGTCCTACGCTCGCATGACGGCCGCGACCGTCGACGGCGACCCCCCGACCCTCGTCGAGGTCGAGCGACAACCGACGACGCTGGAAACGTTTCTGGCGGCGGCGCGCCCCTAG